Part of the Nicotiana sylvestris chromosome 2, ASM39365v2, whole genome shotgun sequence genome, TTTAGGTACAGTAGTTTACAAGCTGTGATTTAAACTGCTCACTGACTCCTTTGTACAGCATGTACGAAAGAAATTTTTTTCATTGTTGTGATCAGCTAATTTTTGACGAATTTATTCCCACCTTTCTTCACTGACTATCTATTTTCTTCACTCACTACCTATTTTCTCCATTCATATTCCTCATTCTCCCcactttttccattttctccgcTCACTACCCACTTTTCCCACTTTTCTCCACTCATTacccactttctccactcactacctACTTTCCCCACTCATGTTCCTCACTCTCCCCACTTTCTCCAATCATGTTCCCCATTttccccaaaaatatttttttcaccCACTCTTCATCATTCTCTCTACATAAAACACACACACAACAGAGAAaggggggaagagagaaaaatcggACCTCTCCATTTTCGGATCCTAGAGCGTTGTTTTCACAATTTCCAAAAGAACAAGAAAAAGAGAACGCTCCCCTTCTCTCTGAAGGACCAACAACAACGCCTCTCTCTCGCTCAAAAAAGCTAGAAGACGCCTAGACCACTCCCAAGAGAAAAATCGGATTTCtcttcaccaaaaagaaaaatCTCCATCTCCTTTGAGAGGAAAAACCTTCAGCTGCTGCACACCCTTTGGCCTCCCCCATAACTCCATTTCTGTCGAAGAACAACAAAGGGAGCCAAGccaaacaatttttttttgaataccCATCTGAAAACACACACATTCAGCGAACGGAAAAATGCATTTCGCTAGCATTTGGTGTCAATTTTTCTGGTTCAAATTGTTGGTTCAATTCTGCCGATTTTGCTGTTTCTAGAACTGTTGAGCTCCCACTCGAGTTTGTTTCTACTTTAATTGGTTTATTCAAGTTTTTCCTTGAGCAACCAGGTTAGTTTGAAACTTTTTTTTTATCGCGTTTCTTGGTAAATGATTAAACATATGAGTTTCGGTCTACGTTTGAAGAGCTGCTCGATTCCTGATTATTGTTAGTCTTATATGTAATGAGAAGCTGCTGAATCTGCATTTATTTGCCATTTGGTATTGAATGAGAAATTTCTTTACAAGGtaaaaaatggaaatgaaatgtaTTTGGCATTAGCCATCCGGTTTTGAATGTATTGGGTATGGAATTCTGGTTGGCTTCATTTTTGCCTGATATGTATCTTTTCCCTTAATAAAAAATCAGAAGGTGAGCATCATTCTTTAGTATTCAAATACCTATTTTTACAATCAATTCCATAATTTTGATATTCTTTACGTATTGGCTTCACATATTTTTTAGGATTATTTGATGAGTGACATTGTTATGATTGAAGGATTTTCTTTTTAGCTTTTTGATATTTAATTAATTAGCTAAAATTGTTTTCTGTTAGTTGAATACCGAGTGTCATTGTATTAGATTTAATTCACATTCAAAAGGATTATGGAACATACCAATTTCTTGCCTAAAGTCACATGTTGTACTCACTTTAAAAACTATTTCCAAATTGGAAACTAGATATGCCAGAAACAAAGTTCTCATCCGTCTCAGTTTGATTCTTTTGGATTTAAATAAATATTTCTAagtatcgtagtttgctttaagcGCGATTAATAATGAactatcgtgactatgggtacggttcccgtagcATAGTCATGATATCTAATTTCCAAATTcgagggtgcatttcatgtaacccgatcataacaacttcgaatattaataaaaataaaaaatattgcgaatcgcgggtgcatttcatgtagcgtgattttcgatgtgttccaaaacggcaagtgtacgacaatcgtaacttgttcaagaaataattccataaaaccTAAAAGgggttaaaataattaaaagcagttataagggaaaaatgcacaataggtttaacacatgtaataaatcagataataggccaaatataatatgtttaagcgaccgtgctagaaccacggaacccgggaatgcctaacaccttcttccgggttaacagagttccttattcagaatttctggttcgcagacttcaaaaaggaaagtcgaaattttcctcgatttgggatttaaagtaaatcggtgacttgggacaccaaataaactatcccaagtggcgactctgaacaaaattgaataaattaatccaatttcgaataatgtcactttaattggaaaaactcccttgtactaccttcgggtgtgtaaaaaggaggtgcgacagctctggctactctgctggggaacgaacctagaatctctggttcagggttcaagaattcgagcttagaataactgttatagttggcttgttttacttgctttttatatgttgagcctaatgtgctacatgccgcttttaccgctttgatattgtttggactgtatataaattgctacgaaaccctcctctctctgagtcttctaaatcatctgagaagtgtgcacttcgtgtgacttcttttctgttagagtcttatcccaattttagaacgaggttcggacaagttgcaaaaccggtgaagtttctgtattcccggtacgctgcccctcggctcgagctgtccgctcgggtaagccaggtctagaacaataaacccaggtttttaaacctagtataataaacctcatgtcggatccctagtaggaacgtttgtttgcatcacatgcatttgaccttggagactcaacacaggggttgggtatgtctaggacaggtgttcccaaatgaaaaagaccatcctgatgcatcttacgtgctacttgtgcatctgtttgtttcggcttgcatgttgaccgccttctagaacagaggaagaaaatcaaaaaaaaatcaaaaaaataaaaaaaataataataatataggagtgagagataggtatttagaaaattctgaaactctgccgaaattccgGAAAAAAAGAAGTcatctccaaatgagccaaagttTTCAACTGTCATGTTTCCCCTATTCTGTCAAAACTggcgaactacgcaggtctgattctcaccgaatgtgagatacgtaggcaaacctcatcggtttcggcccataattttcaaaaaaaaaaaatccaaaaatattttcctttacttcctctctagaaaagttttatttttagacttcaattttcaaaaaatccaaaaaaaaaaatattttccattacttgcttctttagaaactaattgtttatttaaaaacaatatatacaaaaatattttcttttactgcttctttagaccctaattgttttaaaaaaatacatatatatacaaaaataatttcttttaatttcttccaaaaatccaaaaatattttcattcttctttcaaaattgaaaagaaaattcaaaattcaaaaatatttcatttttttagaagcatttctttcataaattcaaaataaaattccaaaaatatttttctttcttctttagaagttttttctatcgaaattccaaaaaaaaaacaataaaagtataaattaaaaaaaaatctttcttctttcgaaattccaaaaaaaaaaattgaaatcaaaaatattttctttcttctttataagtctttcttgcagaaattaaaatattccaaaaaaaaagagttagtttatttactttatttctggtcttcccgaactacgccagtttgattctcaccgaatgcgggatacgtaggcaacccccatcgggtccaacttcattttttgtaaaaatagcccaaaaagaccaaattttttttgttttgattataaataagtaaggtgatgtcattcttgtctaaaatagttgaatgtccccaaaagggcgccggaaggccgtttttgcaagaacagccacctttagaattttttttaaggTTTTGGCCGTTTAGCAAACACAGCGTTAAAATCTTCTTtaccgaagtgctgaaaggccgtatttgcaaagccggattttttatgaaaatttaaaaaaaatagtaataaccttttcttgagtcataaccttttaaattaaatcaccctaataaatgtgcaggatgagcacagatgaaaacgaacccttcgcagctcttgaagagatccccttacagctccacatgtggtggaatgacctaggaaAAGGTAGCCGAGGAACTGTGATAAaagttttgggtggtcttgtcggacttttgaacatcaagccaagattggacgtgattgaagccttgatacctttttgggatccgactcgcaatgtgtttcgcttttctgattttgagctcacacccacgctaGAGGAAATTGCGGGTTACACCGGCCTTAGCGGAAACTTTAGAAGTCAGTACTCGGTGTCACCGAGACCAgtatctcctcacaagtttctggatatgttgagtattagccgggatATTCAGGATGGGAATTTATCTGAAGGGTTTTGCACTTTTCAGTTCCTGTACCAACGCTATGGCAATCCCCAAGGTTTCGAAGCACCAaatactggtctgacccatgccgaaaataaagataaatgggaggcaaggcgggatttggtttttatagtagcattcttgggtgttatAATATGTCCGCGAAAAGACGgcaacatagaattgggcctcgtgggaatggttgatgtcgcaatcaagaaagctaatggcactttggttcccctgatcttatctgagatttaccgagctttgaccatctgtctagaagggggaaaattcttccaaggctgcaacttactactacaattgtggatactggaacatctctgccaccgtgtcgggtatatgaactacggcATGACCAGTTTGGATTGcatcaaagaatttgaaagccgagtggtgggggttgaatttccagagggtaccaaagcttggtttgcacacttgagttctttaacttcggataaaattgagtggacgtTCGGATGGCTCCCTGCCACCGAAGTCGTATACATGTCAGCTAAATTGTGCTACTTTCTCCtaatgggcatccggagcatccagccatatactcctcacagggttttgcgccaactggtaagatttcaaaccgtcccccatgacgaagatttgagtgtacatgtcgtcgaattgggcccaaaggctgtatttccagaaggaagagttcgccaagtttggaatgagtgcagatttctcgaacccaagactatggtgcgggatctagctagaggtgaggtGGAACCCAATTATATGGTTTGGTTTGGCAAAAGGTTTCAAATTCCTCGAGAGCccgagagacctgctaagagaccccatgtccaataattcactaacgactcgcaggaacagtggggctggttggcaaaagaagaaagctatagggccaagataagtaaattagatggacaaatcagggacctcaaatttggccacagtatccaagctgccgcagatgaaggggaaaagaaaaatctaactcaggaaaacgaagctctcaaagctcaaatccataaAATGAGAATAGTTGCTAGAAACCTGGAAAGAAGCCGGGTAGATGAAATGCTTATAAGTGGTATGATAAAGAAagtacttgagtgtcaagatgacctagaaaaatctgaGGCTATTCTAGCAAAAGTCCGAGCACAATTGGCAGAGAATGCAGAAGAGCGGGCAGAGTATGTGcgacaaatgaaaaagaaaatatgaggggacaatcgccaatttaaagagaaagctAACCACCCTTGAAAATGAGGCAGACAAACAGGCCAGGAATTTTAAAACCGATAGGGAACATTATTATGCTCTGATGGCCCAAATGGACGAAGATATGCAACAATTGCGGAATCAAAATCATCATGACACTCAAGTGTTGGAAGCTCAGAATCAGCAAATCGGGCGTttacttcaggaaaagggtattgtccgagagagggttagagccattgcctactatatcgtcatgaaatgccacgcatgtgaggatatgactcagaCCACTTTCTTCGCTGCTGTAATGAtatttgtccgccagataatgagtgatttggagcggcttcaagggtatctcgcacgtaggcccgtgagaccgaatgatgtcccacgggccctaggagtcgaagcattgatgtattcataatTTTTCATTTATTGAGtctgtattttggaaattatttttgagtctgttggtagtttttaaaaattccaagaaaatgagtagttggaagtcttttgtaatagaaagtttaggagttttattaatgaaaatttaaaaattcccaaaaattgtttctttatttttcgcatttgtttttcttaaactacgtaatgatctgattcatacggcatcgtgatacgtaggcaatccgattttgtaatagaaagtttaggagttttattaatgaaaatttgaaaattcccaaaaattgtttctttatttttcgcatttgtttttcttgaactacgtaatgatctgattcacgcggcatcgtgatacgtaggaaatcctcATTGAATCCGGTCACATTTttttaaataactcaaataagagagggatgtgaaaaggagagccaaagaaaaaccaaaagaaaaacgaaaaaaaaaaagcaaggaaagagaggaaagaaaagagtggaaaataggaataagaggagaagtacaaaagccaaaagtggaaagaaaaagaaaattggggaaaataagcagagccgggatgaaacatgcaaccgttgcgaaacatgtagaaacacatttaactgtataggtgcatcacaccccaacgtgcgattacttatatgttaattgcttcaaactgaCCGGTTTGTTGTTTACTGTTAGTTAaggttctatagtaaggtggttgattttgtggtagtctggcttcacattcatacttcacaaggtcaaaaggaagcattgaaatgtcttcgaaaattcctctgccaacagtTACTATTCCAGAGGATAGTCCGATCTCgaccatcccaacttctgagttaGCAACTtctgaggaaaatagaattctgcgtctccgcatgatgaaAATGTGGGACACAtgggccaatggaaaagaaccaccaagtgcgatccctggattccctgagctttttcccaGGACatgtgggacctccaacatccccatgagttatccaaataccccactaggatatcctaccatttcagaccactttgctggaacaccttctgagtctctcccccaggtgttagcttcaggtgcagcttcaaacatattcaccgctccAGCTTGTTCAGCTATGGCACAACCTGCTTTACCCAGGCCTAAATTCgattcatcttccttcacatttcaagcaccatctttcccacTGGAACCTACCCAGTTTACTACCAATGCTTACACTCAGCCGCCCCGGTACGAGTTTACCGCAGGGCAGGAAAAAGCCGAAAAAACACCTGAACAAGAGGAAATTACCAGAAagatgagaagcatggagcaaagtttcaaaaatatacagggtctgagtGGGCAAGAGAGCgtatcttacgctgacctgtgcatgttcccgcacgtacatctacctttgggtttcaaaaccccaaagtttgaaaaatatgacgggcatggggatcccattacccacctcaaaaggtactgcaaccagttgcggggagcgggcggaaaagaagagctTCTTATGGCCTACTTTGGAGAGACTTTGGTcggcattgcttctgaatggtatatggatcaggatataTCTCGTTGGCATATCTGGGATGACTTGGCTCGGGATTTTGTCAGacagtttcaatataacatcgacattgcccctgacaggaattcattatcaaatctaaagaagaagccctcGGAGAGATTTCGAGAGTATGTTGTCAAATGGagcgaacaagcggccagagtcaagcctccaatggacgaaatagaaatggtcagtgtcttccttcaagcccaagaggctgattattatcaaaacatgatgtaTGCAATGGGAAAGCTGTTTGccgaagccatcaaaatcggtgaaattGTTGAGAATGGGTTgaaaacagggcgaatcttgagtcagtctgctataaggtctacctcccaagcaatccaaggcgggtctggaggagtagcaaaccaaaagaagaaggaagaagtagcAATGGCAACTTCGAGTGTAAGAAAACCCCGTTCGGCCAGACTTCATTTCtctgaaagaaccccacaacactactaccccaaTCAAGATGCGGCCTATGCTATGGATCTTCAGCCATACGCAGTGATGAATGCACAACCATACGctaggccacaacaacaatttcaccAAAACCGAGCTCAATTTCCCAGAAATCAACTtcctcaccaagctcagtataatccccgacctccacaaaataatttccCCTACAATGCCCGTGCTCGGGAGCCGCCCAGGAAGACGAACTTCACACTTATTGGTGAGTTATATTCTAGCCTTTTTcctaaattggtccaaatgggtttgttacaatccatacccccaaataggcaaaacccagagtcaccctcttaccaacaTGGCGtccgatgtgcctatcattctggggtggaagggcatgacactgagagctgttggactttgaaaagggttgttgaaaatctcatagaacaaaagcggatagtgttaaaggatgaagacattcctaatgtgaccaacagcccgttaccggctcacaacaatggaccggttattggaatgatctgcgaagataaagagtttgatcctgacttgaaagccatcattgcaatcgCTGACGTCGAGAAAAAGCCAAAGGCTGATGCAAATCaagaaaaagggaagaagaagagtaaacccacccctcaaaacacagaaaaaATAGTGGAAACCAAAACTGAGGTAGTACCCTCGAAAGATGCCATCCTTTATGTGCCCCGGGGTCCTAGGAAAGGACAagtgacattgagccctccaagaaggtttgagctgaacaaaggatctaaaatgtatgtgccaaaagggacCTATGTGGTATGGgggccaataatttcaccaaggctgaatgagcccgtggttattggccgtGCACCGCaaaggcccatgacagatcctactgccatcccatggaattataacaaggcggtagtaacctacaaaggaaaagaagtcatgGGAGAAGTAAATGAAACTAACTCGGCTGAGAAATACCTCAATCTGGAGGAAGT contains:
- the LOC138886536 gene encoding uncharacterized protein, coding for MSSKIPLPTVTIPEDSPISTIPTSELATSEENRILRLRMMKMWDTWANGKEPPSAIPGFPELFPRTCGTSNIPMSYPNTPLGYPTISDHFAGTPSESLPQVLASGAASNIFTAPACSAMAQPALPRPKFDSSSFTFQAPSFPLEPTQFTTNAYTQPPRYEFTAGQEKAEKTPEQEEITRKMRSMEQSFKNIQGLSGQESVSYADLCMFPHVHLPLGFKTPKFEKYDGHGDPITHLKRYCNQLRGAGGKEELLMAYFGETLVGIASEWYMDQDISRWHIWDDLARDFVRQFQYNIDIAPDRNSLSNLKKKPSERFREYVVKWSEQAARVKPPMDEIEMVSVFLQAQEADYYQNMMYAMGKLFAEAIKIGEIVENGLKTGRILSQSAIRSTSQAIQGGSGGVANQKKKEEVAMATSSVRKPRSARLHFSERTPQHYYPNQDAAYAMDLQPYAVMNAQPYARPQQQFHQNRAQFPRNQLPHQAQYNPRPPQNNFPYNARAREPPRKTNFTLIGELYSSLFPKLVQMGLLQSIPPNRQNPESPSYQHGVRCAYHSGVEGHDTESCWTLKRVVENLIEQKRIVLKDEDIPNVTNSPLPAHNNGPVIGMICEDKEFDPDLKAIIAIADVEKKPKADANQEKGKKKSKPTPQNTEKIVETKTEVVPSKDAILYVPRGPRKGQVTLSPPRRFELNKGSKMYVPKGTYVVWGPIISPRLNEPVVIGRAPQRPMTDPTAIPWNYNKAVVTYKGKEVMGEVNETNSAEKYLNLEEVNNATKKHFPLKKPVNAEEAEEFFRKMETADYEIIDQLRKSPAQVSLLSLLMNSTEHQKVLIKTFNEAYILIETTV